From Cellulosimicrobium sp. ES-005, one genomic window encodes:
- a CDS encoding GNAT family N-acetyltransferase, with the protein MDVEARSAVGRYDDFATVVGPRKAGVRGCWCMSYRDSRVSAEDRPGFMADLCTTEPGPGVLAYVDGEVAGWCSVAPRSTYRRLMNARTIPFVDDLDAWSAVCFVVRAGYRHRGLMHHLLAGAVEHAAAHGAPAVEGYPVDAGGERVDVISGYVGTVALFERAGFVRAAPTTGVSGGVPRVVMRRALG; encoded by the coding sequence ATGGACGTGGAGGCGCGCTCCGCCGTCGGGCGCTACGACGACTTCGCCACCGTGGTCGGGCCGCGGAAGGCCGGGGTGCGCGGGTGCTGGTGCATGTCCTACCGCGACAGCCGGGTCAGCGCAGAGGACCGCCCCGGCTTCATGGCCGACCTGTGCACGACCGAGCCGGGGCCGGGCGTGCTCGCGTACGTCGACGGCGAGGTCGCGGGCTGGTGCTCCGTCGCGCCGCGCAGCACGTACCGGCGGCTCATGAACGCCCGGACCATCCCGTTCGTCGACGACCTCGACGCGTGGAGCGCGGTGTGCTTCGTCGTCCGGGCCGGCTACCGGCACCGCGGGCTGATGCACCACCTGCTCGCTGGCGCCGTCGAGCACGCCGCAGCACACGGCGCGCCCGCGGTCGAGGGCTATCCCGTCGACGCGGGCGGCGAGCGCGTCGACGTCATCTCCGGGTACGTCGGTACCGTTGCGCTGTTCGAGCGGGCCGGGTTCGTGCGCGCGGCCCCGACCACCGGCGTGAGCGGCGGCGTGCCGCGCGTCGTCATGCGCCGCGCGCTCGGCTGA